The following coding sequences are from one Treponema parvum window:
- a CDS encoding DUF4469 domain-containing protein, whose translation MAKKKFVWEVYLRPNTLTKDNDRDCIADVHAHTGTQRNEDIADIITKERSEFRKETILSILSLRDKAVKDLIQAGSSFMDGLVQISPRVSGVWATENAAYDEKIHKRTVDLIPTVDLRTALDAISVKVMGAKDSSARITAITDTATGLNDGTLTIGDDIIIEGDKLKVNEKDAAQGVFFKAADGTEHKTTRRLSVNKPGQIIARVPQALPEGKTTVIVRTKYSGSGAPLKELRELVFKLPCTAKS comes from the coding sequence ATGGCTAAAAAGAAATTCGTGTGGGAAGTTTATTTGCGTCCCAACACGCTCACAAAGGACAATGACCGCGACTGTATCGCCGACGTTCACGCGCACACGGGAACGCAGCGCAACGAAGACATTGCGGACATTATCACCAAGGAACGAAGCGAGTTCCGAAAAGAAACCATCTTGAGCATCCTCAGTTTGCGCGACAAAGCGGTTAAAGACCTGATTCAAGCAGGCTCAAGTTTTATGGACGGCCTTGTGCAGATAAGCCCGCGCGTGTCGGGCGTGTGGGCAACGGAGAACGCCGCCTACGACGAGAAAATCCACAAGCGCACGGTTGACCTTATCCCGACCGTCGACCTTCGCACGGCGCTCGACGCAATAAGCGTAAAGGTTATGGGAGCAAAAGACAGTTCCGCCCGCATTACGGCGATCACTGACACGGCCACCGGCTTAAACGACGGCACGCTCACCATAGGAGATGACATCATAATAGAAGGCGACAAGCTCAAAGTGAACGAAAAGGACGCCGCTCAGGGTGTATTCTTCAAAGCCGCCGACGGCACGGAGCACAAAACCACTCGTCGCCTTTCGGTCAACAAGCCCGGCCAAATCATCGCGCGCGTACCTCAAGCGCTTCCCGAAGGCAAAACCACCGTCATCGTGCGGACGAAGTATTCAGGCAGCGGCGCTCCGCTTAAAGAACTGCGGGAACTGGTATTCAAATTACCCTGTACCGCTAAAAGCTAG